The Streptomyces nigra genome includes the window GCCACGGAAGTCCCGACCACCGGCACACCCGACCAGCCGGTGAGCGCGGGCGGGGTGGTTGAGCGCACCGAACCGGCACGGAGCCCGTCCCCGTCCTGCCACCCGCTCCCGGAGGGGGCCGAAGAAGCCGTCGCCGGTGCCCGACCCGGAGACGGGCAGTTCAAGGCCGTGGCTGCCGACTCCCTGCCGACGCGGGCAGCGGTGGCAAACGACCGTGACGTGGCCCATCGGGGCCCGCCGCGTGGCGGCACGCTCCGGTGCGAAATACTTTCCCGATGAGCGCACGCCATTCCCCGGTCAGCCGGCCGGTCATGATCCGGGGGGCCGTCGCGCGGGATGCCAAACGGCTCACGCGGCTGGTGCGTGGCTCAGGGGCCTACGAGGGCAAGTACGCGGCCGCGGTCGCGGGCTACCGCGTCGGTCCGGATTACATCGAGGCCCACCGCGCCTTTGTGGCCGTCGGCGCCGACCAGCAGGGAGAGCGGGTCCTCGGGTTCTACTCGCTCGTCCTCGATCCACCGGAGCTCGACCTGCTGTTCGTCGCCGACGAGGCGCAGGGACGGGGTATCGGACGGCTGCTCGTCGCGCACATGCAGACCGAGGCCCGTGCGGCCGGGCTCGACCGCGTCAAGGTCGTGTCGCATCGTCCCGCCGAGCACTTCTACCACCGTGTCGGCGCGGTGCGGACCGGGACCGCGTTCGCGAACCCGCCCGCCGTACCGTGGGACCGTCCCGAATTCGAGTTCCGCATCCCTGCGGAATGACGCGGTGTGCCGGTCGGCGAGGCACGGGCGATCGATGTCAGCGGCGCCAGGTCATGCCGTGTGTTAGTGTCAGGGGTTTGCGTGGTCGTCGCGGTGGGCGTTTCCGCCCGTTCCGTTCAGCTTCCGCGTGGGCTGTTGAAACCTGCCGGGCCTTCCTCGGTACGTTCCCTACGGAAGGCTGTTCATGAAGCACCCCCATGACTCCGGCATCGCTCACGGCAGTCCCGCCCAGCCCGGGGCGTCGACCCCAGCCGTCACTTTTGCCGGCCTGGAACTGCCGACCCAGGTGCTGCGGACACTCAGCGAACTCGGGGTGAGCGAACCCTTCCCGATCCAGGCCGCCACCCTGCCCGACGCCCTGCGGGGGCGCGACGTCCTGGGACGCGGGCGCACCGGATCGGGCAAGACGCTCGCCTTCGGCCTGCCGCTGCTGACCCGCATGGCGGGGCGGCGCGCCGAACCGAAGCAGCCCCTCGCTCTGATCCTCGTGCCCACCCGGGAGCTGGCCCAGCAGGTCACCCAGGCGCTGACGCCGTACGCCGAGGCACTGCGGCTGCGGGTCGCCACGGTCGTCGGCGGAATGTCGATCGGGCGGCAGATCGCCGCGCTGCGCGAGGGGGCCGAGGTGGTCGTCGCCACCCCAGGACGCCTGCACGACCTGATCGAGCGCAAAGCCTGCCGCCTGGGACGAGTGAAGATCACCGTGCTGGACGAGGCCGACCAGATGTGCGACCTGGGATTCCTGCCGCAGGTTTCCGACGCGCTCGACCAGGTGCACCCCGACGGTCAGCACATGCTCTTCTCGGCCACCCTCGACCGCGACGTCGATCAACTGGTCCAGCGCTACCTCCACGACCCCGTCGTCCACTCGGTCGACCCGGCCGCGGGCGCGGTCACGACGATGGAGCACCACGTCCTGGTCGTCCACGGCCCCGACCGCTACGCCGTCACCACGGAGATCGCCGCCCGCGACGGCCGCGTCCTGCTGTTCCTCGACACCAAGCACGCCGTCGACCAGCTCACCCGGCATCTGCGGGCCGGCGGGGTGCACGCCGGGGCCCTGCACAGCGGCAAGTCCCAGCCGCAGCGCACACGGACCCTGGCGCAGTTCAAGAACGGCCAGATCACCGTTCTGGTGGCGACCGACGTCGCGGCCCGTGGCCTGCACGTCGACGATCTCGACCTCGTGGTCAATGTCGACCCGCCCACCGACGCCAAGGACTATGTGCACCGGGCGGGCCGCACCGCCCGCGCCGGTGAGTCCGGCAGCGTGGTCACGCTCGTGCTGGGGAGTCAGCGCCGCGAGACGAGCCGCATGATGGCCGAGGCCGGCATCGAGCCGACCGTCACCAAGGTGCGCTCGGGCGAGGCGGAGCTGAGCCGGATCACCGGCGCCAAGGCTCCCTCCGGGATCCCGCTCGACGGCGGGCCCGCCGCCCCCCGGCCCAAGAACACCAACGCCCCCTTCCGCGGCCTCGGCACCAGCAAGGGCGCCTCCCGCGGGGCCGGCGGCAAGTCCCGGAAGACGGACGAGGCCCGCAAGCTCGCCGAAGCCCGCAGGGCCGCCCTCGTGCGCCGCAACGGCTGAGAGCCGTTCCCTGGTGCTACCTCACCCACCGGGCCGCCCGGCCGCGGCTCGGGCGGCTCAGGCGTCGATGATGACGGGGATGATGAGCGGCTTGCGGCGGTGGGTGCGGAACGCCCAGTTCGCCACGGCACGGGCGATCAGCTGTTCGAGCTGGCGCGCGTCCCCGACGCCTTCCTCGGCCGCGGTGGCCAGGGTCTTCTCGATGACGGGGATGACCGGCTCGAAGGTGCTGTCGTCGTGCACGAAGCCGCGGGCCAGGAAGTCGGGGGCCTCGGCGAGGGCGCCGGTGTCCGCATCGACGATCGCCACCACCGTCACGACGCCCTCCTCCGCGAGGGTGAGGCGGTCCTTGAGGGACGCCTCGGTGGCCCCGCCGACCTCCATGCCGTCCACGTAGACGTTGCCGGCGGGCACCTTGCCGGTGATGGACGCGCGCCCGTCGACGAGGTCGACGACGACGCCGTCCTCGGCGATGACGACCCGCTCGGGGTCGACACCGGTACGGATGGCGAGGTCGCCGTTGGCCCGCAGGTGGCGCCATTCGCCGTGCACCGGCATGACGTTGCGGGGCTTGACGATGTTGTAGCAGTAGACGAGTTCGCCGGCGCTGGCGTGCGCGGAGACGTGCACCTTGGCGTTGCCCTTGTGGACCACGTGCGCGCCCCACCGGGTGAGTCCGTTGATCACCCGGTAGATGGCGTTCTCGTTGCCGGGGATGAGGGAGCTGGCGAGCAGGACGGTGTCGCCCTTGCCGATGCGGATCATGTGATCGCGGTTGGCCATCCGCGACAGCGCGGCCATCGGTTCGCCCTGGGAGCCGGTGCACACCAGCGTGACCTTGTGGTCCGGGAGCTTCTCCAGCTCCTTCGTGCTCACCACCAGACCGGACGGAACCTTCAGATAGCCCAGGTCACGGGCGATGCCCATGTTCCGGACCATGGACCGGCCGACGAAGGCCACCTTGCGGCCGTGCTGGTGGGCCGCGTCCAGGACCTGCTGGATGCGGTGCACATGGCTGGCGAAGCTGGAGACGATGACCCGGCGCGGCGCGGTGCGCATCACCTGCTCGATCGCCGGGTTCAGCTCACGCTCGGAGGTGGTGAAGCCGGGTACTTCGGCGTTGGTGGAGTCGGTGAGGAACAGGTCCACGCCCTCCTCGCCGAGGCGGGCGAAGGCACGCAGATCGGTGATGCGGTCGTCGAGAGGGAACTGGTCCATCTTGAAGTCGCCCGTGTGCAGCACCATCCCGGCCTGAGTGCGGATCGCGACCGCGAGGCTGTCGGGGATGGAGTGGTTGACCGCCACGAACTCGCAGTCGAAGGGCCCGAAGCCGCGCCGGTCGCCCTCCCGCACCCGCACCGTGCGCGGCCGGATGCCGTGCTCCTTGAGCTTGGCCTCCAGGAACGCCAGCGTCAGCTTCGAGCCGACGACGGGGATGTCGCGCCGCTCGCGCAGCAGGTACGGCACACCGCCGATGTGGTCCTCGTGACCATGGGTGAGGACCACGGCGACGATGTCGTCCAGACGGTCCCGGATCGAGGTGAAGTCCGGCAGGATCACGTCCACGCCGGGCTGGGTCTCCTCGGGGAACAGGACGCCGCAGTCGACGACGAGCAGCTTGCCCGCGTGCTCGAAGACGGTCATGTTGCGGCCGATCTCACCCAGGCCGCCCAGGGCGACGACCCGCAGCCCTCCCTCGGGAAGAGGCGGTGCGGCTTTCAGCTCAGGGTGGGGATGACTCATACCCTGACGGTACCCGCAGAGCGGGACACGGTGATCCACCGCCTGTGCGATCTCCCCTGAGCAAGTGCCCGTGAGACCTGTGCAGTCGCAACCCCCGTCAGAGGGGCAGCCCCTATACGTGAGAGGGTCTGGGGCGTGAGTGAGACACCCCCGAACACCCTGCAATACCGCTTCGACGGGCCGGAAGAGGCCCCGGTCCTCATCCTGGGTCCCTCACTGGGCACCACCTGGCACATGTGGGACCGGCAGGTTCCCGAGCTGACCCAGCAGTGGCGGGTCTTCCGGTTCGACCTCCCCGGGCACGGGGGCGCCCCCGCCCACCCGGCCGGTTCGGTCACCGATCTCACCGAGCGGCTGCTCGCCACTCTCGACGGGCTGGGCGTGCAGCGCTTCGGCTACGCCGGGTGCGCGCTCGGCGGCGCCGTCGGCATCGAACTGGCCCTGCGGCACCCCGAGCGCGTCGCGTCGCTCGCCCTGATCGCCGCCTCCCCGCGCTTCGGCACCGCCGACGAGTTCCGGCAGCGCGGTGTGATCGTGCGGTCCAACGGCCTCGACCCGATCGCCCGCACCTCGCCGGACCGCTGGTTCACCTCCGGATTCGCCGCCGCGCAGCCCGCCATCACCGAGTGGGCCGTACAGATGGTCCGCACCACCGACCCCGGCTGCTACATCGCCGCCTGCGAGGCCCTCGCCTCCTTCGACGTACGGCCCCAGCTCGGCGGCGTCACCGTGCCGACCCTCGTCCTCGTCGGCTCCGACGACCAGGTCACCGGCCCCGCCGAGGCCCGCACCCTGGTCGCCGGGATACCCGACGCCCGGCTCGCGGTCGTCCCCGGCGCCTCCCACCTCGTGCCGGTCGAGCAGCCCGCCGCCGTCACCGACCTGCTGGTGCGGCACTTCTCCACCGCGTGGCAGCAGCCCGCCTACGACTCCACCACCGGCCACCTCGCCGTGGTCGCCGCCCCCGTCCGGCCGGCCCCGGTGGCGGCGCCCGCGCAGCCCGCGCCCATCGCCGAGATCGCCCCGGCCGCCGTCGCCCCGCCGCAGGGAGCGGGCCGCCCCGACCCGTACGACGCCGGGATCAAGGTCCGGCGCGAGGTCCTCGGCGACGCCCACGTCGACCGGACCCTCGCGCAGGCGGACGACTTCTCCGGCGACTTCCAGGAGCTCGTCACCCGGTACGCCTGGGGCGAGGTCTGGGACCGGTCCGGCCTCGACCGGCGCACCCGCAGCGCCGTCACCCTCACCGCGCTCGTCGCGGGCGGGCACCTCGACGAGCTGGCCGCCCACACCCGCGCGGCCCTGCGCAACGGCCTCACCCCCGCCGAGATCAAGGAGGTGCTGCTCCAGACGGCCGTCTACTGCGGTGTCCCGGCGGCGAACAGCGCCTTCAAGGTCGCCCAGCAGGTCATCCGCGAGGAGACCACCCCGGAGGGGTGAGCGCCCGCCATCCGCACGCGTCAGGATGGACCCATGAAGCTCACGAAGAAGTCGCATTCGTGCGTCCGGCTGGAGAAGTTCGGCCGGACGCTCGTCATCGACCCCGGCGGGTTCACGGAGGCGGACGCCACGGCCGGCGCCGAGGCCATCCTCGTCACCCACGAGCACCCCGACCACTTCGACGAGGGACGTCTGCGCGCGGCCCTGGAGGCCGACCCGGCGACCCAGGTCTGGACGCTGAGGTCCGTGGCCGAGCAGCTCTCGTCGGCCTTCCCGGGCCGGGTGCACACGGTCGGCCACGGCGACACCTTCACCGCCGCCGGCTTCGACGTCGAGGTCCACGGCGAGCTGCACGCCGTCATCCACCCGGACATCCCGCGGATCACCAACGTCGGCTACCTCGTCGACGCCGGCAAGGTCTTCCACCCGGGGGACGCGCTGACCGTCCCCTCCCGCCCGGTGGAGACGCTGATGCTTCCGGTCATGGCCCCGTGGAACAAGATCTCCGAGGTCATCGACTACGTCCGCGAACTGAAGCCGCAGCGCGCGTACG containing:
- a CDS encoding MBL fold metallo-hydrolase — its product is MKLTKKSHSCVRLEKFGRTLVIDPGGFTEADATAGAEAILVTHEHPDHFDEGRLRAALEADPATQVWTLRSVAEQLSSAFPGRVHTVGHGDTFTAAGFDVEVHGELHAVIHPDIPRITNVGYLVDAGKVFHPGDALTVPSRPVETLMLPVMAPWNKISEVIDYVRELKPQRAYDIHDALLTDLARPIYDRQIGALGGAEHLRLGAGDSAEV
- a CDS encoding GNAT family N-acetyltransferase — its product is MSARHSPVSRPVMIRGAVARDAKRLTRLVRGSGAYEGKYAAAVAGYRVGPDYIEAHRAFVAVGADQQGERVLGFYSLVLDPPELDLLFVADEAQGRGIGRLLVAHMQTEARAAGLDRVKVVSHRPAEHFYHRVGAVRTGTAFANPPAVPWDRPEFEFRIPAE
- the pcaC gene encoding 4-carboxymuconolactone decarboxylase, with the protein product MSETPPNTLQYRFDGPEEAPVLILGPSLGTTWHMWDRQVPELTQQWRVFRFDLPGHGGAPAHPAGSVTDLTERLLATLDGLGVQRFGYAGCALGGAVGIELALRHPERVASLALIAASPRFGTADEFRQRGVIVRSNGLDPIARTSPDRWFTSGFAAAQPAITEWAVQMVRTTDPGCYIAACEALASFDVRPQLGGVTVPTLVLVGSDDQVTGPAEARTLVAGIPDARLAVVPGASHLVPVEQPAAVTDLLVRHFSTAWQQPAYDSTTGHLAVVAAPVRPAPVAAPAQPAPIAEIAPAAVAPPQGAGRPDPYDAGIKVRREVLGDAHVDRTLAQADDFSGDFQELVTRYAWGEVWDRSGLDRRTRSAVTLTALVAGGHLDELAAHTRAALRNGLTPAEIKEVLLQTAVYCGVPAANSAFKVAQQVIREETTPEG
- a CDS encoding DEAD/DEAH box helicase gives rise to the protein MKHPHDSGIAHGSPAQPGASTPAVTFAGLELPTQVLRTLSELGVSEPFPIQAATLPDALRGRDVLGRGRTGSGKTLAFGLPLLTRMAGRRAEPKQPLALILVPTRELAQQVTQALTPYAEALRLRVATVVGGMSIGRQIAALREGAEVVVATPGRLHDLIERKACRLGRVKITVLDEADQMCDLGFLPQVSDALDQVHPDGQHMLFSATLDRDVDQLVQRYLHDPVVHSVDPAAGAVTTMEHHVLVVHGPDRYAVTTEIAARDGRVLLFLDTKHAVDQLTRHLRAGGVHAGALHSGKSQPQRTRTLAQFKNGQITVLVATDVAARGLHVDDLDLVVNVDPPTDAKDYVHRAGRTARAGESGSVVTLVLGSQRRETSRMMAEAGIEPTVTKVRSGEAELSRITGAKAPSGIPLDGGPAAPRPKNTNAPFRGLGTSKGASRGAGGKSRKTDEARKLAEARRAALVRRNG
- a CDS encoding ribonuclease J, with the protein product MSHPHPELKAAPPLPEGGLRVVALGGLGEIGRNMTVFEHAGKLLVVDCGVLFPEETQPGVDVILPDFTSIRDRLDDIVAVVLTHGHEDHIGGVPYLLRERRDIPVVGSKLTLAFLEAKLKEHGIRPRTVRVREGDRRGFGPFDCEFVAVNHSIPDSLAVAIRTQAGMVLHTGDFKMDQFPLDDRITDLRAFARLGEEGVDLFLTDSTNAEVPGFTTSERELNPAIEQVMRTAPRRVIVSSFASHVHRIQQVLDAAHQHGRKVAFVGRSMVRNMGIARDLGYLKVPSGLVVSTKELEKLPDHKVTLVCTGSQGEPMAALSRMANRDHMIRIGKGDTVLLASSLIPGNENAIYRVINGLTRWGAHVVHKGNAKVHVSAHASAGELVYCYNIVKPRNVMPVHGEWRHLRANGDLAIRTGVDPERVVIAEDGVVVDLVDGRASITGKVPAGNVYVDGMEVGGATEASLKDRLTLAEEGVVTVVAIVDADTGALAEAPDFLARGFVHDDSTFEPVIPVIEKTLATAAEEGVGDARQLEQLIARAVANWAFRTHRRKPLIIPVIIDA